Within Aythya fuligula isolate bAytFul2 chromosome 34, bAytFul2.pri, whole genome shotgun sequence, the genomic segment CACCAGGCTCCCTGCACATGGCCCTGGGACTGCAGGGGAACCTGCTGGGAAACAGCCTGAAGAAACCCCTgggcttccctccctcccctagGCACACACACTTCTCACCAGCAGTGTCGTTTCTCCTATTGGAAATAGGTGTGCAGAAGGAGAGAATCACCTCTCGATGTCCCATCATTAGGCAGGACACCAAGAGATGGATGGGAGGGGGAGAACTGAGGTCCTCTATCCCTTCAGAAGGAAGCCATTCAGATGAGCGTTTTCATACGCAGGCTCTTGGGCACAAGATCTGGGACAAGTCTGAGTTTGGCCCTTGTGCCACagctgaggtgctgcagcccagatGTGCCCCAATGCCCTCAGCCTGGCgcacaggcaggaggagctggatcCCTGCCTGCTGTCACAGGGCTGGGACATTGATGGAAGAGCTGCTGAGGTGTGGGGGGACAGGTCCCTCAGCttggggtgctgtgctggatgGGGGTAGATTCTTCAGAAGAGACAAGCAGGGATGATAAACAGCGAACACGTTTGCCTTTCTGTCGTGTAccacctctgcctcctgcatGGCAGTCCGGGGGATGGTGCTGAGGCCTTCTGAAATCTCAGAGCCCCGTGTGATATCTGGGAAGGAAGGCCCTGGCATGCACTGGAATTCCCTGCATATAACACATCCTACTTCTCCAAGTGAGCGACATGCAGTGAAGAGGAATTCAGGCACACTGAGGGACTGCTGCATCCCAGGTGCCTTCGCTCCACTTCCTCTATTCCATGGCCTTTGTCAGCATTTGGAGATGTTCCTGGTGGATTTGTCAGGATCCTGTGGAAAAGAACTGGGCAGAAGGGAGGTGAGAATTTCTCAGGACAAGAAGAGAAATCTCTCATCATTCTTGCAAGCTGTCCTGTCTCCTTGCTGCTGAACTAATAGGACTTTAAATGACACGGGCTGATGTCACAGGGGGTGCACTGCATCACTAGGATATCATcagtggagcagcagcagtgccggcacttccctgcaaggcctggtccctgctgggcactgcttgGGTGCTCTCCACTGCTGTCCTTCTGTGGCCAGGAGTGGggtcagcaggcagcaagcttGCAGTGGGCCACCCTCGCTGATGGGCGGAGGAGCAGGGGCACcttgcagaggagctgtggttGAGGAGCCAGGGCGGGCATCCCTTGTCCTGAGCTGAGGGCCAGCAGCGAGCGAAATGgagggctgctggagggtgACCATCGCCTCTGGCCTGACTTCCCTGTTCCCAGTGCTCCTGCATCTCTCCCCCAAAGGTAAGGGTGTCAGGAGCCCCTTCCAGAAGGATGGCCCAGGAGCTGTCAGCTGTCCAAAGCTGCAAGTCCTGGGCTTTGGAGGGAGGCTGGACaaggctgctggctgctgtgagAGCCCTGCCTGAGTGTCCCTCTGAGCTCAGGGGACAATGTGGCAGGCAGGACTCCTGGGTCCGGATTATAGGGATACCCTGATCCCTAGGGCTTCTCTAGGCATGCCTCCTTGCTATGGGGGACAATCCAGGGCCAGGTTTCCCTGGGAGCTGGTGCCTCTTTGGGATCTGGCTCTGTGTGGAAAGATGGCCAGTGTCCCAGGGCCTGgtgtggcctgcagctcccacaggcTTCTCAGGAGTGCACCAGAAATGCCTGTGTTGGAAATCAAGCCTTCCTCTTCTACTGCTCTCATTCAGGGGAATCTCTCTTCATTCCCATTTGTGTGGCCTAGCTGGCAGAGCATGTCCTGGGTGCTGAGATGCCATCTCCTGAATGCCACGGCCCTAGTTCTGAACCTTTCCCATACCCCTACTGTGGTGGATTTACCGTGCTACGCAGGTGACCTCCTCCACCCTACTCCATCATAACCCCTCCccagaggaaaagaggaagtaaatatttttttgtgtggttGTTTGGGTTCCCAGGATTTGGAGTTTTCTTCAGCAGtagctctccatgggccgcagctTCCTCCAGGCGAAATctacctgctccaccgggggctcctccatgggctgcagtgtggagatctgctccaccatgggacccatgggctgtaTGGGAACTTCTGgtgtctggagcacctcctgaccttggtgtctgcaggactggttctcactcctctctctcagctgctgtttcccagcaggtttttccctatttaaatctgctctcacagaggcacaaccagCATCGCCCATTGGCTCGGCTCTGACCAGCAGCTGCCGTGGCCTGGAGTGGGCTGGACATTGGTCAGCAGGTGATGGTGAGCAATTACACTGTGCATCACATGCTTTGTGCATTctatcatcatcatcaacaacaacaacaacaacaacatctttattattattatttccctttatttgCTCTCCTATTAAACagtctttatctcaatccatgagattttatcttttttttccccttcaattctctcccccatcccactggtaGGGTGTGAAGCAAACGGCTATgcggtgctgagctgcctgccaggttaaaccacaacactcgCTTTGGTACATAAGGTATGGCCCAAAGGGTAAAGATAATGACAGATCTGCCCAGAGCATGTtacatgtaaaattaaattgttaTAAGCTTATTATTTGTTGAAAcgatgttgatttttttgtggATCTCAGGATTGTAGTTGTGTTTGGTCTCTGAATTATGTTCGATAGCACATTACCAACTGTGTGTTCCTTGCAGTGTTGTTTATCACTTTTGGGGGCTGGTTTAAggttattattttgctgtaatgTGTAACACTGGCTTATGGTATGATAAAATTATTGGATATGAGACTGATCTGGTAGTTGTACTCAGCATTGCTGTCACCACCACACTACAGGAAGCATCTATGAGAAACTATTCTGTTCTTGTGAGGCCCCATTTAGAGTACTGCATCCACGTCTGGGGTCCCCAGTACAAGAAGAATGTTAAtctgttagaatgggtccagaggagagccacaaagCTGGTCAGTAGGCTGGAAAACCTCTCCTATGAAgtaaggctgagagagctggcaaTGCTGAGCCTGAAGAAGGGAAGGCTCTGtggtgacctcattgcagcttttcaaattttaaaggaggcttataaaaaagatggggagTGACCTTCTCCTCATGCAGCcaatgataggacaaagggggATGATATTAGACTAAAAGTGGGAGATTTAAAgtagagattaggaggaaattcttcacggtgaggcactggaacaggttgtccagagaagttgtgcatgccccatccctggaggtgttcatgTCCAGGTTGCATGACTCCCTGAGCAACCCgttctagtgggtggcatcactgcccatggcaggagggttggaactaggtgttctttaaagtcccttccaacccaagccattctatgattctatgattctcttcTGGGACTTCCTGTGGTTGCAGCTTCCCTTCAGTCTTCCAGGAGGACCTGAGCTGAAGAACCTTGTCTGGGGGTGATCTCTAGGGTAAGGGCCAGAACTTGGGTTGGGAGAGACTGTCTGACTGTCTCAAGGATATGTGCTGCATACAAGTACAGCAGGAAGCTCACATGTCTGCTGGGTCATGCTTCCATCAAAGCAAACCCTGACACAAGATCCCAGCCTTACTTTCCAACCCACCCTTCAGGAAGTGCGATGATATTAAGAGATGGGAAGTGTACAGCAGCAATCCTTCTTCAGTCACTGCTCAGGCCAGGTGGTGCACCAGGAAACCATGGACATGTGGTTCTGCATAATGAGCATGAATTAGGGTACCCATAGTCCCAACGTTGTCTTGGATGAGATGAACACCAGTATTTGAGGCAACTTCTAGACAAGGTCAGCTCCCATCTGatctctccccatccctcctctcACCTGTCCAGCTCTTCCTGGCCTAATGAGGTTGCTCAGCTtactcagcctggagaaaagagagcgttggagaggaggaaaacaacagcagagaaTGGCCAGGGGACTGTCAAGGAGATAAAGCCACCAGTAGTGCTTCCAAGCAGGAGGATGAGAtccagctggcagaagttgaCCTCTggaagtcctttccaacctgaattatccTTTCATCCTATGACATGTATCAGTGGGACCATTTCTGATGGTCATGGGCCTTTGAAAGGACCAAGACGTTTGAAGGATAGAACACAGGGCTATCTCAGgtattctttattctttgtgaAGCTGAGGTGATTCTCAGCTTCGCAAAGGGGCAACTGGAAGCAGAGATAATGCTGTGAGAGTTGGGGTACATACGGGAAGGTCTGCTATGCACCAGCACTGCCAAAAGTATGAAAAGTGCCCGTGTCAATATGCAATGTGCACACCTTGTGTTGGCAATTGCAACATCTTACTCTTGGGAACTCTTCTGACATTGTGTGGTGAGTATGGATGAGTCTTGATGATTGCCCTGCCTCCATTTAGCTTCTGGAGGAGCCTGACTCAGACTTCAAAGGGCTCAGGGACCGGAGAAAGGGAGACACTGCTTGAGAAGTTTACAGACTTTCCAGCAGTTCAGAAGTTTCAGCCTCCTTTGAGAGCACATCAAGCAATGCTCCCTCTCTGCAGTccctggggagagcagagctATAGCAGGAACCTCCAGAGAGTTGTTGTTGCTATAAACCCCAGAacactgcacagagcagggggCATGGGATGCTGCTGGAGACCCACcacaggaggtgctgggaggagaaaaCAAGGACAAAGCAAGGTGTGAATCCTGGGGCCAGCTTGGCAGAAAaatcagggaagggaagggaaaagaaggacatggtgaggaagaggcagagagaCCCTGGTGAGACCCTGGCCTTGGTCTTCATTCCCAGGCACCAAGAGTGGAGAATTCACCGCTTCATGCTGAGGACTTCAGGTGAGTGCTGGATGTCCTGAGTCAGGCTGGTGGTTGTTTTGCTGCTGGGTGTCTGCACAGGGTAAGTTTTGGAGACCTCAGTCTCAGTCCTGTCCTTTGCTGTGTGTCTTCCCACCTTCTCCTAGACATCCTGAGCCCCAGTACCAAGCAGAAGAGATGCTGAGATGGCAGTGCTGAGTTAGAGGTGGGCTGGGGGTGTTGGAGCCAGCCCTGAGGTACTTACCCACCTTGGCTTGGATGGGGAAGCATTTGGGGAGGGTGTGCATGGAGGCAGATTACCTAAGTCCCCTCTTGAaactttctcctctcctctctctctctatacaaaaaatctgtatttggtactttttgctttattttttttagctgtgaAGTCCACCATAACTCTCTCTGTCCTGTtttcagctgggagagagagaattttgGTGCCGTGCTTCAgatttaggaggaaaaatattgaTACCTCACTGATATTTTAGTTTCTGCTGAGTAGTGCTTGCTCAGAGTCAAGGATTTTTTTGTCTCCTCACACTGCCCTGCTAGTGGGGAGGCTGGGAGTGCACAAGAATCTGGGAGGGACAGATGATCCAAACTGCCCAAAGGGATATTCTATACTGTATAATATCacactcaaaaataaaactagggGGGAGTTAGCCGGGGAGCTACTGTTGCTCTGAGACTGGCTGGGCAGCAGTCTGCTGGTATTGACCAATTGcgttgtgcatcacttgttttgtgattttttttcccctccccctttttgttcctattaaactgtctttatctcaacccatgaacTTTAATgagtttcacttttttttaaccCCATTCCACTGGCAGGGAGaagtgagcaaatggctgtgtggtgcttagctgcctgccagattaaaccacaacactttcTTAAATTTAACACAGAAGTATTCTTTCTCACAGGTCTCCTTCCTGGcaagtgagaaaagaaagataaaaaacacTGCATGGGGGAAGGACAGATTGACAATTGGACATCACCAATGgattttctgctgctgggaCTGGGAAATGTCCCTGAACTCCAGTCACCACTTTTCTTCCTGACATTCATGATCTACTCAGTCACCATGGCTGGGAACATCCTCATCATCgtgctggtggtggcagtgcAGCATCtgcacacccccatgtacttcttcctggTCAACCTGTCCTCCTTGGAGACCTGCTACAGCTCCACCATCCTGCCCCGGCTGCTGGCCAGCTTCCTGACGGGGGACGGGACCATCTCTGCTCATGGCTGTATTACTCAGTTCTACTTCTTTGGCTCCTTTGTAACATCTGAGTGTTACCTGCTGGCAGCCATGTCCTATGATCGATACTTGGCCAtctgccagcccctgctctaTGCAAGCTTCATGACCTGGAAGGTCTGTATCCAGATGGCAGCTGGATCTTGGTTAATGGGttttctgctgtctgctgtAGTCATATACCTCTTATCTCAGCTGAAGTTCTGTGGCCCCAAGGCAATTGACCACTTCTTCTGTGACCTTATCCCACTGCTAGAGCTCTCCTGCAGTGAAACCAGAGTGGTCACGCTTGTAACTTTTATGCTGTCTCTCCTAGATctggttttccctttcttgtttATGCTGGCCTCCTATGTGTGCATCATAGCTGCCATCCTGAGAATCCCATCCAGAGTGAGCAGGCAGAAGGCCTTTTCCACTTGCTCCTCTCACCTCACTGTCATCACTGTTTTCTATGGCACCCTCATCATTGTCTATATGATGTCCCGATCAGTCTCGCTAAGGCAACTCAACAAAGTGCTCTCCTTCTTCTACACTATCCTCACGCCCCTGGTCAATCCCCTCATTTACAGCCTGAGGAACAGGGAGGTCAGGGAGGCCCTGAGCAAAGGGCTTAGGAAAGCTGTGGTCTGCATACAGAGATCATAGTAGGTGAGTGACCCTTGGCACAGGCTACCTGTGGGTCTTTCACAAAGGCAAGTGCCATGTACTGTATGTATCTTTAGAAGTCTGTGCCTTTGAGCCTGCTTGCAGAGTGATAGGAATGAATGAGAGAGCTTCTTGGTGAGAAATACTGCTTTATATAGACAGATTGTGAAAAATGTTGTGggtttgcttttcccttcttaATGAACTGTTCAATGCTCCTCTGATATCAGCTGCACCTCTGATCTTATCGTCACCTTCTTGTAGGGAGGTGGAGATAGATACCTCCCATTTCTAGATCATTTACCCTTGGAGGACCACCCGTGTCTGTTGTGTCCATGGTAGTAACTGGTAAGCGATTTCCCTGTCCTGATCTGGACACATgagctttctcctcttctcctcttcttctgctGTGGACAGGACTCAGAGAGTGACCCACTGTGCACCTGGTGGCCAGCCAAGGTCAACCCACCATACTAGAGTTTCATGGATGCTTTTGAATAATGAtatatttccctttatttaatatttcccCCAACATGCGTGCTGAACCTAAGACCAAAAGTCCTCAGTAAGTCCTCAGCTTGGGTCCACCTGGAGCACTGGAGTGAAGCCATAAACACTGGAAGGATGCGCCCTCTCCTGGGACTGCTGGAAGCCTCTGCATTCTccacaggagctgggagatTATAGAGGACACCCTGATGCCCTGTTCACCATCTCCATGTCCATGGGACCCTCAAAAATGTCCTTCAGTCCTAAGATACAGCCTAACTTCTTATATCAGGAACCTGGAGAAATTGCCCCAGAAATCTCAACAGTCTGGTGCACACAAGtaaatacacacaaacacacacaaatatgcatgtccaaacacacaaacacacatctcATCCACACACAAAGATGTGTACACAAGGCATGGGCACAGCCAACCAGACACAGACCAACTCCAACAGGGAATAGCACTTTCACAGCCACCATGCCACCACTAGCACACAGAGCCATGAGCAACACACCTGGCCCCACCCCCTTCCTcacctcagcctgctctgctgtgaaGGTCATGAGCACTCCATGCATCCCCTGCAGCACTTACCCATGGGCACAGATGCACCCATGGCTCCCTGAGTGTGGGCGTGGTGTTTGGAACCACCCCGATGTCCTACCCAGGCTCTGAGCTGTTCCCCATTTGGCAGCTCCAACTCTGGCTCTCTTCAgttcctgctctcctcctcctcctctgaccAGCCCCACCTGAGCTTGGCCAGCAAAGCAGGCACATACATTCACCTCCAACACACCAAGAGTATTCAGCAAACAGCCATCACCAGAGCTGAATAAGAAGGTAGGACAGAGCCTAGCGACTGGGCACGGCGTCTGGACAGACCAGCCCTGACCAGCCCCCTGTCCACATGCAGCTGCCCACGTgcatcccctcctctcctcttccacagGATTCTTCCTCCTCAATCCACTTTGATCCCTTCCTTTCTCAGCCACAGTCACTTCCCCACTTATCAACTTTTTCTAACTATATTTCCCCCGCTGATCCCTAGTTTGCTGTACCTGTCCACTCACTTGATAGTTCAGATACCATTGCCTACATCATTTGGACCTTCACTGGCATCACACATGGGTTCCCTGGACACAGATGCCTTTGCTAGACTTGATGCCCAGAGGGTCCCCACTGCTCCCCTCCAGCTCTCTGTGCCATTTGGCCATTGCTCACATCTCTGCCCACCAAGGGCTCGTGAGATACTGCTGTccctcacagccctgcc encodes:
- the LOC116500324 gene encoding olfactory receptor 150-like; the encoded protein is MGEGQIDNWTSPMDFLLLGLGNVPELQSPLFFLTFMIYSVTMAGNILIIVLVVAVQHLHTPMYFFLVNLSSLETCYSSTILPRLLASFLTGDGTISAHGCITQFYFFGSFVTSECYLLAAMSYDRYLAICQPLLYASFMTWKVCIQMAAGSWLMGFLLSAVVIYLLSQLKFCGPKAIDHFFCDLIPLLELSCSETRVVTLVTFMLSLLDLVFPFLFMLASYVCIIAAILRIPSRVSRQKAFSTCSSHLTVITVFYGTLIIVYMMSRSVSLRQLNKVLSFFYTILTPLVNPLIYSLRNREVREALSKGLRKAVVCIQRS